The following are encoded in a window of Pieris napi chromosome 23, ilPieNapi1.2, whole genome shotgun sequence genomic DNA:
- the LOC125061640 gene encoding probable cytochrome P450 4d20: MFFILVVTAVVLLCTYELMRRRSRNWKLLSQYPGDYPLPIVGNGFQLGFDADDSSHKLMEIWKKHGRTNFRMTVGSEEWVLLSNPDDIATILNHPTELGKQVERNTAMAPFFGNSVSTSEGERWKTIRKMMAPSFHFKTQEKRVEHVNKYCDSLFKVLDDHDGTVVDMYRYLRPYMFDILCNSLMGVDSDLLSTPDHPYLKASAKVVNIITQNFFSYWRNIKFIFQLTPFYKEMTETIKTIRDTSTIIIAERKKELKKIIDDTKNNNRNVDVDLEVILGNKVSDDMCLLDKFLLSKIYNGEPLPEDMINDEITLVSWTGHYTTTMTMAHTLYSIAKYPEVQKRILEEQQSIYNKDFTKKPTNTELTDMKYLEATIKESIRTIPTVTKIGRQLKNDLEFKDGRKVPADTTVIVFYEAVYQDPKTFHEPEKFNPDRFFEPMHNHAFVPFSAGPRNCLGFRFAWVAMKATISNIIRRYELSLGGPGTEPQFAYRIVTESKNGLQLRLKKRTSID; this comes from the exons ATGTTTTTCATACTTGTGGTGACCGCAGTGGTTTTGTTGTGCACATATGAGTTGATGCGTCGGCGCAGTCGGAATTGGAAGTTGCTAAGTCAGTATCCTGGTGACTATCCACTACCGATCGTGGGGAATGGCTTCCAATTGGGATTCGATGCTGACG ATTCTTCCCACAAGTTAATGGAAATATGGAAGAAGCACGGAAGAACCAACTTCCGAATGACAGTGGGATCTGAAGAATGGGTGCTTCTGTCAAATCCTGATGATATTGCG ACTATTCTTAATCACCCAACGGAACTGGGAAAGCAAGTTGAAAGAAACACAGCAATGGCACCGTTCTTTGGAAATTCCGTCTCAACTTCAGAAG gTGAACGTTGGAAAACAATACGCAAGATGATGGCACCAAGTTTCCACTTCAAAACCCAAGAGAAGAGGGTAGAGCacgtaaataaatactgcGACAGCTTGTTCAAGGTTTTAGACGATCACGACGGTACTGTGGTCGATATGTACCGCTATCTGAGACCGTATATGTTCGATATTTTGTGCA ATTCACTTATGGGTGTCGATTCGGATCTTCTTTCGACCCCGGACCATCCTTACTTAAAAGCCAGTGCAAA AGTGGTTAATATCATAACACAGAACTTTTTCTCGTATTGGAGAAACATCAAGTTTATTTTCCAATTAACACCATTTTACAAGGAAATGACGGAAACCATAAAAACCATTCGAGACACAAGCACTATC ataattGCCGAGAGGAAGAAGgagcttaaaaaaataattgacgacactaaaaataacaatagaaACGTTGATGTTGACTTGGAAGTGATATTGGGGAACAAAGTGTCTGATGATATGTGTCTTTTGGATAAATTTCTTTTGAGCAAAATTTATAATGGAGAGCCATTGCCTGAAGACATGATTAATGACGAAATAACGCTTGTTTCTTGGACT ggtCACTACACGACAACAATGACGATGGCACACACCTTATACTCCATAGCCAAGTACCCAGAGGTCCAGAAGAGAATTTTAGAAGAACAAcaatctatttataataaggaCTTTACCAAAAAACCAACCAATACCGAATTGACAGACATGAAATATCTCGAGGCAACCATTAAAGAAAGTATTAGAACGATTCCCACTGTGACGAAAATTGGAAGGCAACTCAAAAATGATTTAGAATTTAAAG ATGGTAGAAAGGTACCAGCCGACACAACCGTTATAGTATTTTATGAAGCCGTATATCAAGACCCGAAGACGTTCCATGAACCGGAGAAATTTAATCCTGATAGATTCTTCGAACCAATGCACAATCATGCTTTCGTTCCGTTCAGTGCTGGACCAAGGAATTGCTTAG GTTTCCGGTTCGCGTGGGTGGCAATGAAGGCTacaatatcaaatattatCAGGAGGTACGAGCTCTCCCTTGGCGGTCCCGGAACAGAACCACAATTCGCATACAGAATAGTAACAGAGTCCAAAAATGGTTTACAGCTTAGACTAAAGAAACGAACATCCATAGACTAA